A single Streptomyces sp. 2114.4 DNA region contains:
- a CDS encoding LuxR C-terminal-related transcriptional regulator, translating into MGRERELSRLRTLLRSARLLTLTGPGGVGKTRLALELAGSVRGARTGRAHWVALDSLEDGTLLPQALAAALGVRERGGRAGVEAVVHALGTRTVLIVLDNCEHLADACARLAETLLARCPRLRMLATSRETLRVPGEVVFRVGELSLSPPDGDHDFAEPLRSEAVRLFLERARTSDAEFGLGPGEARTVAEICRRLDGLPLAIELAAGRAGSLSLPGILHGLDDQLSLLTDGRRTGPGRHRELGAAIDWSHRLLDPLESVVFRRLSVLGGGFDAQGAAAVCADGESGGRGDDVHHTAAAGRRGPHGLVHRGQLLRVICALEAKSLVVRVRGDGPRGTARFRQLSAIRAYGMERLAEAGELQGTWDRALDWLVEQAAGAVAPETFPDTAEGPLAQEQGNLAAAVAHAASRSDRRYLPLAVALARLQYQQEQLTAARTLLSEVLARAPDHEDRGAALALAARSACLQDDHAAALAFAEEAVAAGRGGRHPARLANALDALAAARLCRGEFSEAVAVFAECLEVVHTLGRPLDLALCRHHLAWALLHTGGTVRAERLMQKCLPELEARAPQGQLTAALHTAGAIRLAQGDVDAAERRFAEVLLKTPPGESYHTLYPLEGLAIVAAERGDLERSLRLYAAAAAIRRRIDTEPEAHWWDRVEAAVARVKEGVPPSGVRAAMAAGRRLRGTRLVAYALRGTQLRATGHDRDHVRSTGRDGEDVRSAERDGEHEGLPGRVGMAGQPPLTGRESAVAELVAEGLTNQQIASHLGLSKSTVASHLDRVRDKWGVRSRTQIAVRAAGRAAGTEPGP; encoded by the coding sequence GTGGGTCGTGAGCGAGAACTGTCGCGGTTACGCACGCTGCTGAGGTCCGCGCGCCTGCTGACGCTGACGGGCCCGGGCGGAGTGGGCAAGACACGTCTGGCACTGGAGCTGGCGGGCAGTGTCCGGGGAGCCCGCACGGGCCGGGCCCACTGGGTGGCGCTCGACTCGCTGGAGGACGGCACGCTGCTGCCGCAGGCGCTTGCCGCCGCCCTCGGGGTCCGCGAGCGCGGCGGCCGGGCAGGCGTCGAGGCGGTGGTCCACGCCCTGGGCACACGCACGGTGCTGATCGTGCTGGACAATTGTGAGCATCTGGCGGACGCCTGCGCCCGGCTGGCCGAGACGCTGCTGGCCCGCTGCCCCCGGCTGCGGATGCTCGCCACCAGCCGGGAGACACTGCGCGTCCCCGGCGAGGTCGTCTTCCGGGTCGGCGAATTGTCGCTCTCGCCGCCGGACGGGGACCACGACTTTGCCGAGCCGCTGCGGTCGGAGGCGGTCAGGCTGTTCCTGGAACGCGCCCGGACGAGCGACGCGGAGTTCGGGCTCGGACCCGGTGAGGCCCGTACGGTGGCCGAGATCTGCCGGCGGCTGGACGGGTTGCCGCTGGCCATCGAACTGGCCGCGGGCAGGGCGGGGTCACTCTCCCTGCCGGGCATTCTGCACGGCCTCGACGATCAGTTGTCCCTGCTGACCGACGGCAGGAGGACCGGGCCGGGCCGGCATCGCGAGTTGGGGGCGGCGATCGACTGGAGTCATCGTTTGCTGGATCCGCTGGAGTCAGTCGTCTTCCGGCGGCTGTCGGTGCTCGGGGGCGGCTTCGACGCGCAGGGGGCCGCCGCGGTCTGCGCCGACGGGGAGAGCGGGGGCCGGGGAGACGACGTGCACCACACGGCGGCGGCCGGTCGCCGAGGCCCGCACGGCCTCGTGCACCGGGGACAGCTGTTGCGCGTGATCTGCGCGCTGGAGGCCAAGTCCCTGGTCGTGAGGGTACGGGGGGATGGGCCACGGGGCACGGCACGGTTCCGGCAGCTGAGCGCCATCCGGGCCTACGGCATGGAACGGCTCGCGGAAGCCGGGGAGCTGCAGGGCACGTGGGACCGGGCACTCGACTGGCTGGTGGAGCAGGCCGCGGGGGCCGTCGCGCCGGAGACGTTCCCCGACACCGCCGAGGGGCCCCTCGCCCAGGAGCAGGGGAACCTCGCGGCGGCCGTCGCCCACGCCGCCTCCCGTTCCGACCGACGGTACCTCCCCCTTGCGGTCGCGCTGGCTCGTTTGCAGTACCAGCAGGAGCAGTTGACGGCCGCGCGCACACTGCTGTCGGAGGTCTTGGCGCGGGCGCCGGATCACGAGGACCGCGGAGCGGCGTTGGCGCTGGCCGCGCGGTCGGCCTGTCTGCAGGACGACCATGCCGCTGCCCTCGCCTTCGCTGAAGAGGCCGTCGCCGCCGGGCGCGGCGGGCGGCATCCGGCCAGGCTGGCCAATGCCCTGGACGCGCTGGCGGCCGCCCGGCTGTGCCGGGGCGAGTTCTCCGAGGCCGTCGCCGTTTTCGCCGAATGCCTCGAGGTGGTCCACACGCTCGGCCGCCCACTGGACCTCGCCCTCTGCCGGCATCATCTGGCGTGGGCGCTGCTCCACACGGGCGGAACCGTACGGGCCGAGCGGTTGATGCAGAAGTGCCTCCCCGAGCTCGAAGCACGCGCGCCCCAGGGCCAGTTGACGGCCGCGCTGCACACCGCAGGCGCGATCCGTCTGGCGCAGGGGGACGTGGACGCCGCCGAGCGGAGGTTCGCCGAAGTGCTGCTCAAGACGCCGCCCGGCGAGAGCTACCACACGCTCTACCCGCTGGAAGGGCTGGCCATCGTCGCGGCCGAGCGGGGGGATCTGGAGCGCTCGCTGCGGCTGTACGCCGCGGCCGCCGCGATACGACGGCGGATCGACACGGAGCCGGAGGCGCACTGGTGGGACCGGGTGGAGGCGGCCGTGGCGCGGGTCAAGGAAGGGGTTCCTCCCTCCGGGGTCAGAGCGGCGATGGCGGCCGGCCGCCGGCTGCGGGGTACGCGGTTGGTCGCGTATGCGCTGCGCGGCACACAGCTCCGTGCCACGGGACACGACAGGGATCACGTCCGTTCCACAGGACGCGACGGTGAGGATGTCCGTTCCGCAGAGCGTGATGGCGAACATGAAGGGCTGCCCGGCCGAGTAGGCATGGCCGGGCAGCCCCCGCTGACCGGACGTGAGTCGGCGGTCGCCGAACTGGTCGCCGAGGGGCTGACCAACCAGCAGATCGCCTCGCATCTGGGCCTCTCCAAGAGCACCGTGGCCAGCCATCTGGACCGGGTCCGGGACAAATGGGGCGTCAGATCTCGTACGCAGATCGCCGTCCGGGCCGCGGGACGGGCAGCGGGCACCGAGCCCGGTCCCTGA